The Acidobacteriaceae bacterium nucleotide sequence TTGATGCCGGTGCTCCCGTCGGAGCTTATAGCAACGTTTTCCTCTCGAATGAGCAATCAGCTGTAGCGATCGCGGATACGCGCATAAAGGGAGTGGCTCTCACTGGTAGCGAACGGGCTGGCGCCGCAGTCGCCGCAGAGGCAGGCAAAGCGCTCAAGAAGAGCACGATGGAATTGGGCGGCAGCGATGCTTTCATCGTGCTCGACGATGCGGACATGGATACGGCCATCAAGTGGGGTGTTTGGGGCCGTATGAACAACACCGGCCAGTGCTGCGTGGCTGCTAAGCGGTTCATCCTTGACGAGAAGATAGCGGATACGTTCGTCGATCGATTTAGAAAAGAGCTAGAAAAGCTCGTTCCCGGCGACCCGATGGAAGAAAAGACGACACTTGGGCCATTGTGCACCGCTGGCGCTCTCGATTTAGTCCAGAAGCAGATCAAGACCGCTGTAGACGATGGCGCGAAAGTGCTGCTTGGAGGCAAACGTTTGGACCGGAAGGGATACTTCCTCGCACCCACGATCCTGACCGATATCAAACCGGAGAACCCCGCCTATTATCAGGAGTTCTTCGCTCCGGTGGCCCTGATCTTCCGCGTGAAGAACGAACAGGAGGCGGTGAAGCTGGCGAATGATTCCCCGTACGGTCTTGGTGGAACTGTCATCACCAAAGACATAGAGCGTGGGAAGCGAGTAGCCCGGCAGATCGAAACCGGGATGGTCTTTATCAACCAGGCAACATGGACCGCTCCGGATCTGCCATTCGGCGGAGTGAAGAACTCTGGGTACGGTCGCGAACTTTCTGATCTTGGCATCGGTGAGTTCGTGAATAAGAAATTGATTCGCGTAGCTTGAGCACCGCGACTTGACCGTTTGCAGGAAGCTACCCAGCTAAGAGCCCTGACCCGTTGCATAGTGCCAACTGTCTGCGTCACTCACGAGCTATGTACAAACTCGTGGGTGACACGGATCTTAGGAGTGATCCGCGGACTCGCGACGTGAAATCCCGCCGCTCCAGATTCGCTGGCGGTCGTGTCGCTATGACCTGTTCGCCCGAACCGATGATTGCTCCAAAATGCGATTTGGAGCGTGGGAACAGAAAGCCAAATCTGGGAACATTACGGGAACAAGAACCTGTTCCAGGGGCGTTTTCAGAGCTTATGGAGCGACCGAGCCTTGAAAATACAATTAGTTACCAAAACGGTCGGTTATGGCATGAAAGTTCCCGTCGGTTCTGAGATCGCCAATTATGTATCTTTGTTTTCTATGATTTGTCTCTATTAGTCCGGGAACAGAACCGTCTTTCTAGGAACATTTTGGGAACTGCACGGATAGCTTTCTAATTGGTAGAGGTGCTCGGCCCCATTCTTCGGGAATGACTAGTTCCAAGAAGCGATCGTGCGCTATCTATTGCGCCCCCGATCTCACATTGATCCTGTTTGACGGTTTCGGAGCGACCCAATATCCGCCTTGCCGTGTTGTACGGGAGCGCCGCGCCCACCTCCTGCGTAAAGCACATCCTATCGGCACCACCTAGTGTGACGCTTGCCAAGCATGCCGCTTACAGCGTCGACAAGAAATGCATTAGAGCAGTGTCGTCTCTCCAATGCCGCTTTCCCTGACGAGGACTTAACTTGTTTAGCTGCACGCGGAACCGTTCTGGCGTCAGGCTCAGAAACCGGGCTGCAGTGCTGAGATTTTTGTACCCCATGTACACCGAGAGAGCCGGGAGCATGCGATTAATATCAGCGCCGCGTCTATGCCATGCCGTCAGGCGGTGGACTGCAAACGTGTATCGAAGGTCATGCAAGCGAGGAGGCTGAGAGACGCCATCCTGGTCGGTGATTCCGGCGCGGATTCGGAGCCTTCGGAACGCCGTGATGAGATGAGTCTCTGTCAACGGTTTGTCGTCCTTGCAGTGGAAGAACGCTTGAGTACTGGAATTTCGCCGCTGATGGGAGTTGCAGTAGCTTTTCAAGGCTTTGTACAGGTCAGGCCCGAAGGGAATCGTCCGGGACGGCTCTAAGCGGCTATTTCTGATGGTGACCAGTCTGTGTTGGAGATCAACATCCTCTCGCGTGATTCTTACTGCTTCACGGGCCCAGGTACCGGTGCCATAAAGAAACAGCAAAATAGTGCGAAGTGTCCGTGCGTCCATCCGGCAGAAGGCATGTGCTTGTGAGATTCGCGTGCTCTTAAGCAACAGACGAACTTCTGTCTGCGAATAGATGTATGAAACGAAGACTCGCTCTGGTGGGCGTCGCGGAGGAGGCATGGGCAGCGAGCGCATTTGGTCACGGGCTATCCAGAAAAGGAAAAAACTGCGCAGCGCGTTATATTTGTTGATCCAAGTCCCATCCGATGTATGCCGATCGTTAAGAAAGCCGCCGACTTGCTCGTAGCGAATCTTGTCGAGAGGGATGTCGCCGACACAGCGACAAAA carries:
- a CDS encoding NAD-dependent succinate-semialdehyde dehydrogenase, with amino-acid sequence MAYQTINPNDEVLIKSFPEHSDEQMEEIITRAESTYKNDWSRKTLAERKTILKKAASILREKRDEFAKPITLEMGKLFREAQGEVDLSADILDYYADNAEAFLAPEKLKVEEGEAYVESAPLGVIFCVEPWNFPYYQLTRVAGPNLMVGNTLIVKHAPNVPQCALAFEKLFLDAGAPVGAYSNVFLSNEQSAVAIADTRIKGVALTGSERAGAAVAAEAGKALKKSTMELGGSDAFIVLDDADMDTAIKWGVWGRMNNTGQCCVAAKRFILDEKIADTFVDRFRKELEKLVPGDPMEEKTTLGPLCTAGALDLVQKQIKTAVDDGAKVLLGGKRLDRKGYFLAPTILTDIKPENPAYYQEFFAPVALIFRVKNEQEAVKLANDSPYGLGGTVITKDIERGKRVARQIETGMVFINQATWTAPDLPFGGVKNSGYGRELSDLGIGEFVNKKLIRVA
- a CDS encoding tyrosine-type recombinase/integrase produces the protein MKLQQGIERYVEQKRNAGINFKEGNERLALFCRCVGDIPLDKIRYEQVGGFLNDRHTSDGTWINKYNALRSFFLFWIARDQMRSLPMPPPRRPPERVFVSYIYSQTEVRLLLKSTRISQAHAFCRMDARTLRTILLFLYGTGTWAREAVRITREDVDLQHRLVTIRNSRLEPSRTIPFGPDLYKALKSYCNSHQRRNSSTQAFFHCKDDKPLTETHLITAFRRLRIRAGITDQDGVSQPPRLHDLRYTFAVHRLTAWHRRGADINRMLPALSVYMGYKNLSTAARFLSLTPERFRVQLNKLSPRQGKRHWRDDTALMHFLSTL